CTTTTGGGTCCCAATGGAGCAGGAAAAACAACCACTTTACGTATTTTAGCCACCATGATACTTCCAACCAAAGGGAAACTAATGATAAATGGTCTTGATGTGGTAAAAGATGCAGCTAAAGTAAGGAGAGAGATAGGATTTTTATCCAGCGAAACAGGATTATATGACCGTTTTACCCCCAGGGAAACCATCTTATTTTTTGGTCGGATTAACGGGATGGAAGATAAATTAATCGAAAAAAGAATAGCTGAGATTTTTCACAATCTGGAAATGGAAGATTTTCAGGATGTCAGGGTAAATAAACTTTCTACCGGAATGAAACAGAAACTATCTATTGCCAGAAGTATGATTCATAATCCATCTGTATTAATTTTAGATGAACCCACAGTGGGATTAGATATAATTACGGCTAAAGCAGTACTTGAATATGTCAAAAGTTTTAGAGATCAAGGAAAATGTATAATCTATTCTACTCACATTATGCGGGAAGCTGAAAAATTATGTGATAGGATTGCGATTATTCATCAAGGTAATCTTGTCGCTCAGGGAAGCTTAGCTGAATTAAAAGAAAAGTCTTCATTTGATGATTTAGAAGAAATATTTTTTGAATTAATAAATCAGGGAGAGAATTGAGAATGAACAGGAAAAA
The window above is part of the Candidatus Atribacteria bacterium genome. Proteins encoded here:
- a CDS encoding ATP-binding cassette domain-containing protein translates to MIQVEGLTKIFHDRKRGKIIAVDNLQFNCQKGQVFGLLGPNGAGKTTTLRILATMILPTKGKLMINGLDVVKDAAKVRREIGFLSSETGLYDRFTPRETILFFGRINGMEDKLIEKRIAEIFHNLEMEDFQDVRVNKLSTGMKQKLSIARSMIHNPSVLILDEPTVGLDIITAKAVLEYVKSFRDQGKCIIYSTHIMREAEKLCDRIAIIHQGNLVAQGSLAELKEKSSFDDLEEIFFELINQGEN